A single genomic interval of Lactococcus sp. S-13 harbors:
- a CDS encoding glycoside hydrolase family 1 protein: protein MTFKTDFLWGGATAANQLEGAYDVDGKGLSVTDVMPGGKERLGILDSESFDWTIDKEHHTYPNHQGIDHYHHFKEDIALFAEMGFKAYRFSVAWTRIFPNGDEMTPNEAGLKFYDQVIEECLKYQIEPVITISHYEMPLHLVTAYGGWKNRALIEFYGRFAQVLLKRYQDKVKYWMTFNEINSATFIPGLSQGLAPLNGSKERKNIFQAWHNQFVASAQAVKFGHALNKDLKIGCMSIYSTTYSFDANPVNQIATQQSIQEFNYFCNDVQVRGAYPAFTHRLYEKYGVKAEDLDITAEDLALLKEGTVDYIGFSYYMSSVESQTGEGVEASGNMVLGGVKNPFLQESEWGWAVDPDGLRYALNDLYGRYQVPLFIVENGLGAIDQVNEDGTIEDDYRIDYLRKHIKAMEEAIADGVDVMGYTPWGCIDLVSASTGEMSKRYGFIYVDLDDEGVGTGKRSKKKSFDWYKEVIASNGKNL, encoded by the coding sequence ATGACATTTAAAACAGATTTTTTGTGGGGCGGAGCAACAGCGGCAAATCAATTGGAAGGTGCTTATGATGTGGATGGAAAAGGGCTTTCGGTCACTGATGTAATGCCTGGTGGGAAAGAACGCTTGGGAATCCTTGATTCAGAGTCATTTGATTGGACAATTGATAAGGAGCACCATACTTATCCTAATCATCAAGGGATTGACCATTATCATCATTTCAAAGAAGATATTGCTTTGTTTGCTGAAATGGGCTTTAAGGCTTATCGTTTCTCAGTGGCTTGGACGCGGATTTTTCCAAATGGGGATGAAATGACCCCTAATGAAGCGGGACTGAAGTTTTATGATCAGGTGATCGAGGAGTGTTTGAAGTATCAGATTGAACCGGTCATTACGATTTCACACTATGAAATGCCTCTGCATTTGGTCACAGCGTATGGTGGCTGGAAGAATCGCGCTCTGATTGAGTTTTATGGCCGTTTTGCTCAGGTTTTATTGAAACGCTATCAAGATAAAGTCAAATATTGGATGACTTTTAATGAAATCAATTCAGCGACTTTTATTCCAGGGCTTAGTCAAGGTTTGGCGCCTTTGAATGGCAGTAAAGAGCGTAAAAATATTTTCCAAGCTTGGCATAATCAATTTGTGGCGAGCGCGCAAGCGGTCAAATTTGGTCATGCTTTGAATAAGGATTTGAAGATTGGTTGCATGAGTATTTATTCAACGACTTATTCTTTTGATGCAAATCCAGTCAATCAAATTGCAACTCAACAAAGTATTCAAGAATTTAATTATTTCTGTAATGATGTGCAGGTTCGAGGGGCTTATCCAGCATTTACTCATCGTTTGTACGAAAAATATGGAGTTAAAGCTGAGGATTTGGATATTACGGCTGAGGATTTGGCACTTTTGAAAGAGGGAACGGTGGACTATATTGGCTTTAGTTACTATATGTCTTCTGTCGAATCTCAGACAGGTGAAGGGGTCGAAGCTAGTGGTAATATGGTGCTTGGCGGGGTTAAAAATCCTTTCTTGCAAGAGAGTGAATGGGGTTGGGCTGTTGACCCTGATGGACTGCGCTATGCTCTGAACGACTTGTATGGTCGCTATCAAGTGCCTTTATTTATCGTAGAAAATGGCTTGGGAGCCATTGATCAGGTCAATGAAGATGGCACAATCGAAGATGATTATCGGATTGATTACCTGAGAAAACATATTAAGGCAATGGAAGAAGCGATTGCTGATGGTGTGGATGTCATGGGCTATACGCCATGGGGTTGTATTGACTTGGTTTCGGCCTCAACGGGTGAGATGAGTAAGCGTTATGGTTTCATCTATGTTGATTTGGACGATGAGGGTGTCGGTACTGGCAAGCGTTCTAAGAAAAAATCATTTGATTGGTACAAGGAAGTCATTGCGTCAAATGGCAAAAATTTGTAA
- a CDS encoding beta-glucoside-specific PTS transporter subunit IIABC — translation MGKYEALAKDIVANVGGKENVISVINCITRLRFKLRDEKKANTEALKKMDGVVTVMKSGGQYQVVIGNHVPDVRADVDAVLGVLETSEEDAGKKGNLFDQFVDMISGIFQPILAPLSAAGMLKGVNAILSFSLGQGYQASSTYAVLNAMGDGLFLFLPIFIGFAAMKKFRGSPFVGMMIATALVYPGFLDGSITATFAKSGGLDLFGIPFSVPAAGYGSTVMPIIAITAFAAFLERQLKKIIPDVVKLFLVPFFTAIISVPLGFLVIGPVMNVASDALGKGLMALQGFNPIIFGLVLGFAWQVLVMFGLHWAIVPFAIISLAKGEPTALLTAAGVASFAQTGAVGAVMLKTKDKKLREMAIPAFISGWFGVTEPAIYGITLPKKRPFWISCAVSGVLAAVAMGMGIKAYTMGALGIFSFTSNISLDGDVSGAVKMMILAGIAVIAGFIVTYIVGFEDEIVEVSEDVVATPVNFAKQKTNKEVIFTPIEGHVIPLSEVKDAAFSAEIMGKGVAIEPTIGEVRAPFDGMVMILFPTKHAIGLVSDQGSEVLVHIGIDTVQLEGQYFETFVKQGQMVKKGDLLIKFDIESIQNAGYSTQVPIIVTNSQDYMDVLATDKAYVKKDEMLLTAIGAQTTELVANPV, via the coding sequence ATGGGCAAATATGAAGCTCTTGCAAAAGACATTGTAGCAAACGTGGGTGGCAAAGAAAATGTCATTTCCGTTATTAACTGTATCACGCGCTTGCGTTTTAAACTCAGAGATGAGAAGAAGGCAAATACGGAAGCGTTGAAAAAGATGGATGGCGTAGTAACGGTCATGAAATCTGGCGGACAGTATCAAGTCGTGATTGGAAATCATGTTCCTGACGTGCGTGCAGACGTGGATGCCGTTTTGGGCGTCCTTGAGACTTCAGAGGAAGATGCGGGGAAAAAAGGAAATCTCTTTGACCAGTTTGTAGATATGATTTCTGGAATCTTCCAACCGATTCTTGCACCGCTTTCTGCAGCAGGTATGCTCAAAGGGGTGAATGCCATCCTTTCGTTCTCACTAGGGCAAGGTTATCAGGCGTCATCAACTTATGCCGTCCTTAATGCAATGGGCGATGGTTTATTCCTCTTTTTACCAATTTTCATAGGCTTTGCGGCGATGAAAAAATTTAGAGGGTCACCTTTTGTAGGGATGATGATTGCGACTGCTTTGGTTTATCCTGGTTTCCTAGATGGTTCAATCACTGCGACATTTGCTAAAAGTGGTGGATTGGATTTGTTTGGCATTCCGTTTTCGGTGCCTGCGGCAGGTTACGGCTCAACTGTGATGCCAATTATTGCGATTACAGCTTTTGCAGCATTTCTAGAGCGACAATTGAAAAAGATTATTCCTGACGTGGTGAAACTTTTCTTGGTGCCATTCTTTACAGCAATCATCTCTGTTCCTCTTGGATTTTTGGTGATTGGGCCAGTGATGAACGTGGCTTCGGATGCGTTGGGTAAAGGATTGATGGCTTTACAAGGCTTTAATCCGATTATCTTTGGACTGGTGCTTGGTTTTGCTTGGCAAGTCTTGGTAATGTTTGGACTGCACTGGGCAATTGTTCCTTTTGCGATTATTTCTTTGGCCAAAGGAGAGCCTACGGCACTCTTAACAGCAGCTGGGGTAGCTTCTTTTGCTCAAACGGGTGCTGTTGGTGCGGTGATGTTGAAAACGAAGGATAAAAAACTTCGCGAAATGGCCATTCCAGCCTTTATCTCTGGTTGGTTTGGGGTAACGGAGCCTGCGATTTACGGGATTACCCTTCCTAAGAAACGTCCATTCTGGATTTCTTGTGCGGTCAGTGGTGTTCTTGCTGCGGTAGCAATGGGAATGGGAATTAAAGCTTACACAATGGGAGCACTTGGTATTTTCAGCTTCACTTCAAATATCTCATTGGATGGTGATGTCTCTGGTGCTGTGAAGATGATGATTTTGGCAGGGATTGCGGTTATTGCAGGATTTATCGTAACCTACATCGTAGGTTTTGAAGATGAAATCGTGGAAGTGAGCGAAGATGTAGTGGCAACACCTGTTAATTTTGCTAAACAAAAGACTAATAAAGAAGTGATTTTCACTCCAATTGAAGGTCATGTGATTCCTTTGTCAGAAGTGAAAGATGCTGCCTTTTCAGCGGAAATCATGGGTAAAGGAGTAGCAATTGAGCCTACTATCGGTGAAGTACGCGCCCCTTTTGATGGGATGGTCATGATTTTATTCCCAACGAAGCACGCGATTGGTCTGGTTTCAGATCAGGGTTCTGAGGTATTGGTGCATATCGGTATTGATACGGTGCAACTTGAGGGACAATACTTTGAGACTTTTGTCAAACAAGGGCAAATGGTCAAAAAAGGTGATTTGTTGATTAAATTTGATATTGAAAGCATCCAAAATGCAGGTTATAGTACACAGGTGCCGATTATCGTGACTAATTCACAAGATTATATGGATGTGCTTGCGACGGATAAAGCTTATGTGAAAAAAGATGAAATGCTTTTGACAGCTATTGGAGCTCAGACGACGGAACTTGTGGCAAATCCAGTATAA